A window of Micromonospora sp. WMMC415 genomic DNA:
CGCCGGTTCCTCCGTGTACGACAACTTCCGGATCTGCCGGTCGTCGTCGTAGAGGGCGACGTCCACCAGGACGCCGAGGTGGGCCAGGCCGATGCTGCCCACCCGCTTCTTGTCCTGGAGCACGGCGCACACCCCGCCGAGCAGGGTGCTCGCGTCGGAGGTGCGGTGCCCCGGCGGGCAACGCAGCACGAGGTCCACCTCGATCGGCCCGGACAGCGGGGTCCAGCCGGTGCGCTGGGCCGCCGTGCAGGCCGCCTGGAGCAGGGCGCGGACCCTCGTCGCCTGCCGATGCCCGGCGGCGAAGATGGACAGCGCCTCGGTCTTGACCGGTGGCAGGCCGCTCACCTCGAACGTCAGGGCGAGAGCGCGGGTGTCCTGCACGACGGCACCTCCTCGTTGGGGACGATCCTGCCCAACCGGGGCGGCGGCGGTGGGAGTTCCCGCGAGAACCAACCGATCGGGCGGGCCGGGGTCGGCCGAGGCGTGTCGACGTCGGTGGCGAACGCGCAGGTAAACGCTAGTCCACCCGATGGTCGCCGGGTAACCGTCCGCTCACTCGGTGGGACGGGGCGGGAAGGCGCAGAACTCGTTCCCCTCCGGGTCGGCCAGCACCCACCAGCGGGTCTGGTCGGTCGGCTCGCGCAGCAGCGTGGCACCGGCCCGGATCAGGGCGGTCGGCTCCGGGTCGACCAGGTCCACGTCCCAGTGCATCCGGTTCTTGACCGTCTTGCGCTCCGGCACCGGGTTGAAGATCCATTCGTCCCACGGGAAGCCGGTCGCGCCGATCAACGAGGCCGCGTCCCAGCCGGTCATCTCCACCTCGCCACCGAGCACGCCGGCCCACCAGCCGGCCAGTCGCTCCGGTTCGGCGCAGTCCACCACCAGCTCCATCGGCCCCGGCCGGGTGTCCGGCCGGCCGGCGAAGGCGCAGAACTCGTTGCCGTCCGGGTCGGCGAGCACCCACCACTCGATCTCCTCGTCCGGC
This region includes:
- a CDS encoding VOC family protein, with the translated sequence MIARFKDLCLDAADAQVLGEFWGRVLDGEVVDAGDGDTRVDPRAARSGAESIWVNRVSEPRTGKTRVHLELRLAGADPAPLVAAGARIVREPDEEIEWWVLADPDGNEFCAFAGRPDTRPGPMELVVDCAEPERLAGWWAGVLGGEVEMTGWDAASLIGATGFPWDEWIFNPVPERKTVKNRMHWDVDLVDPEPTALIRAGATLLREPTDQTRWWVLADPEGNEFCAFPPRPTE